Proteins encoded in a region of the Marinomonas maritima genome:
- a CDS encoding efflux RND transporter periplasmic adaptor subunit has translation MKLSSQWVLLIFSVLIAGAAYFYIDSALSKKEFNLGKPLPEKKEEALEVSVLSVSASSHKSMIKASGIANPRYKLTLNSKVSGEVSKVSDQLEAGQRVKKGDLLVSLNNKELNSAVANAKKTLAGAELALKEEMRQGDQARAEWKAAGFKGDPDSDLVLRVPQLANAQAEVDSAKATLLEAQDNLKHTQIVAPFDALVISRNISPGSYLSTGGEVATLYSTDRAEITINLASTDWQKLPDMKILLNRRTPVIIHSIDSNDQWQGHVIGIDQHIDTTTRMRGLIVGVDSPLDQTPPLLPGSFVTTQLEGKAIANLWKLPSTALSQKSEIWYVNDEKRLDAFDTTPFFVDSQSIYILVPENLRNRAYQVVKKPFSSYLKNTLVNPSEQSQ, from the coding sequence ATGAAACTCTCTTCACAATGGGTACTTCTTATTTTCTCTGTGCTCATCGCAGGCGCGGCCTATTTCTATATAGATAGCGCTCTAAGCAAAAAAGAATTTAATTTAGGCAAACCACTACCAGAAAAAAAAGAAGAAGCGCTGGAGGTTAGCGTTCTATCGGTTAGCGCATCCAGCCATAAATCTATGATCAAGGCATCAGGCATCGCTAACCCAAGATACAAGCTGACGTTAAACAGCAAAGTCAGTGGCGAAGTATCCAAGGTGTCTGATCAACTAGAAGCTGGGCAACGCGTCAAAAAAGGCGATCTTTTAGTTAGTTTAAATAATAAGGAACTCAATAGCGCTGTGGCGAACGCAAAAAAAACCTTAGCCGGAGCAGAGCTAGCACTCAAAGAGGAAATGCGCCAAGGCGATCAAGCCCGAGCAGAATGGAAAGCCGCTGGATTTAAAGGTGACCCAGATTCCGATTTGGTATTACGTGTCCCTCAACTAGCCAACGCACAGGCAGAAGTAGACTCAGCCAAAGCTACGTTATTAGAAGCCCAAGACAACCTTAAACATACCCAAATTGTGGCACCATTTGATGCCTTGGTTATCAGCCGCAACATTTCACCAGGCTCTTACTTAAGCACCGGCGGCGAAGTGGCTACTTTGTACAGCACAGACAGAGCCGAAATTACGATCAATCTTGCCAGTACCGATTGGCAAAAACTGCCAGACATGAAAATACTGCTTAACCGTCGTACTCCAGTGATTATTCATAGCATAGATTCCAATGATCAATGGCAAGGCCATGTTATTGGTATAGATCAGCACATAGATACCACCACCAGAATGCGCGGTTTAATTGTTGGTGTTGATTCGCCATTAGATCAAACACCACCGCTCTTACCCGGATCATTTGTCACCACACAACTGGAAGGCAAAGCCATTGCTAACTTATGGAAATTACCTAGCACGGCCTTAAGCCAGAAAAGTGAAATTTGGTACGTGAATGACGAGAAACGCCTTGATGCTTTTGATACCACACCATTCTTTGTCGATTCTCAATCCATCTACATTTTGGTGCCTGAAAATCTTAGAAACCGAGCGTATCAGGTGGTTAAAAAGCCGTTTAGTAGCTATTTGAAAAATACCCTTGTTAATCCGTCAGAGCAGTCTCAATAA
- a CDS encoding TolC family protein, producing the protein MQNWPLRCLGLLFVGLTLAACSSNEHRENFAKLAQQELDTVSNEKVSQWDTLDIVAPASHLTDLIQDPVLDELIQQALKANPNLQSTLLTLQSSLWELKSTQGSQLPSVDASVSSKKAKDSETNYSADISVSWQLDVWGKLANTEQAASKTLASDEALYQASRDTLVANVMKAWLSLTAKQHAISIEQQRLELLEANEKLIIKRFKNGLDNLEKMDEARTSTSQSRANLAQFKEDLEVKKRGLQLLLGTAEPLNLSPNTDYPTVSLTLDELPNQSLQRRPDLKSAYLNIEAADLNTTVAYKNMLPSISLSAALSQSADSPRMALFTSPVWSLVAQLTQPLYQGGKLKAEREVAKLNTAKAYQAYRNTLLTAVNEVENAIGQEKVLQQQVSHIREALVSSRSNLTQYEKKYRSGLVILNDLIAAQKTTFDLEAQLDELIFNHLSNRITLGVALGLGVKQQ; encoded by the coding sequence ATGCAGAACTGGCCTTTACGATGCCTAGGGCTTCTCTTTGTTGGACTCACACTCGCTGCGTGTAGCTCAAATGAACACCGTGAGAATTTTGCCAAACTTGCACAACAAGAGCTTGATACGGTCAGTAATGAAAAAGTATCGCAATGGGATACGTTAGACATTGTGGCACCTGCCAGCCACTTAACCGATCTTATTCAAGACCCAGTGCTAGATGAATTAATTCAACAAGCACTCAAAGCTAACCCAAACTTACAAAGCACCCTACTTACCTTGCAATCCAGCTTATGGGAGCTAAAAAGCACTCAAGGCAGCCAACTACCTTCCGTTGATGCCAGTGTTTCTTCAAAAAAGGCCAAAGACTCAGAGACAAATTACAGTGCTGACATTAGTGTAAGCTGGCAGCTAGACGTATGGGGCAAACTGGCCAATACAGAACAAGCCGCCAGCAAAACCTTGGCCAGTGATGAAGCGCTTTATCAAGCTAGCCGAGACACGCTCGTGGCCAATGTGATGAAAGCTTGGTTGTCATTAACCGCCAAGCAACACGCCATCAGTATCGAGCAACAAAGGCTTGAACTGCTTGAAGCTAACGAAAAACTCATCATAAAACGCTTTAAAAACGGGCTAGACAATCTCGAAAAAATGGATGAAGCGCGAACATCTACCTCGCAATCGAGAGCCAACCTTGCGCAATTCAAAGAAGACTTAGAAGTCAAAAAGCGCGGGCTGCAACTCCTACTTGGCACTGCCGAGCCGTTAAACCTATCACCCAACACGGATTATCCAACGGTCAGCTTAACCCTCGATGAGCTCCCCAATCAAAGCTTACAGCGTCGGCCGGATCTCAAGTCTGCTTATCTAAATATTGAAGCGGCCGACCTCAACACAACGGTGGCCTACAAAAACATGTTACCGTCAATCAGCTTGAGCGCCGCGTTAAGCCAATCAGCAGACTCGCCTCGCATGGCATTATTTACCTCACCCGTGTGGTCATTAGTGGCTCAGCTGACTCAGCCGCTTTATCAAGGAGGCAAACTCAAAGCAGAAAGAGAAGTGGCCAAATTGAACACGGCTAAAGCCTATCAAGCTTACCGCAATACCTTATTAACCGCCGTGAATGAAGTGGAAAACGCCATCGGCCAAGAAAAAGTCCTGCAACAACAAGTCAGTCATATTAGAGAAGCCCTTGTGAGTTCACGTAGCAACCTCACCCAGTATGAAAAAAAATACCGCAGTGGCTTGGTGATACTCAATGATCTCATTGCCGCACAAAAAACCACTTTTGATTTAGAAGCTCAACTTGATGAGCTTATTTTCAATCACTTATCAAATCGTATCACCTTGGGCGTGGCGTTAGGCCTTGGAGTAAAACAACAATGA
- a CDS encoding aminotransferase-like domain-containing protein, producing the protein MTLYQNLANRLREHIQHGFFKPGDKLPSVRQLAQEHGVSISTVQEAYRQLEQDFLVEARPKSGYFVCFRKKDNLPSISRPPQRPLEVSQWEEVLNMLMIRSNNKGVQLQHAMPDMAAPTLKPLLKTLADLSKQKPELGLGYADIRGIEELRTQLCRLTVASGCQLHPDDLVITSGCQEALSVCLRAVTEPGDIIAIESPSFYGSMQAIKASNLKAMEIPTHPETGISLEALELALDQWPIKAIFVTPTCNNPMGYTMPEDKKEQLYRLAQSYDIAIIEDDIYGDISYQFPRPKTIKSFDTDGRVLLCSSFSKTIAPGMRVGWIAPGRYRDKVTHIKYVSSSMCPVLPQLAIAKFIRLGGYTKHIRQMRQRYEQQRDHLLNAIKTYLPNDTKVSYPDGSFILWVELNPSIDSMALVERCREEGVGFAPGPLFSATGKYRNCFRLNFSEQNMEKREWAIKTLAKILKQFTDQTKPVISNLLAS; encoded by the coding sequence ATGACACTTTACCAAAATCTCGCCAACCGTTTACGAGAACACATACAACATGGCTTTTTTAAACCGGGCGACAAGCTGCCTTCTGTTCGACAGCTAGCTCAAGAACATGGCGTCAGCATTTCTACTGTGCAAGAAGCCTATCGACAGCTTGAACAAGATTTCCTTGTCGAAGCTAGACCCAAATCGGGCTATTTTGTCTGCTTTAGAAAAAAAGATAACTTGCCCAGTATTTCAAGACCACCACAACGCCCTTTGGAAGTCTCACAGTGGGAAGAAGTCCTCAATATGCTCATGATCCGTAGTAACAACAAGGGCGTACAGTTACAACACGCCATGCCGGATATGGCCGCACCGACACTGAAACCTTTACTCAAAACCCTAGCCGACCTTTCTAAGCAAAAGCCAGAGTTAGGGTTGGGCTATGCCGATATTCGAGGTATCGAAGAATTGCGCACACAACTTTGTCGTCTCACGGTTGCATCTGGTTGCCAACTTCACCCCGATGATTTAGTCATAACATCAGGTTGCCAAGAAGCGCTGTCTGTTTGCTTAAGAGCGGTCACCGAGCCCGGGGATATTATCGCCATAGAATCCCCCAGTTTTTATGGTTCCATGCAAGCGATCAAAGCCTCCAATCTAAAAGCAATGGAAATCCCTACACACCCAGAAACGGGCATCAGTTTAGAAGCACTAGAACTTGCATTAGATCAATGGCCGATCAAAGCCATTTTCGTCACCCCTACGTGTAATAATCCTATGGGTTACACCATGCCTGAAGACAAAAAAGAGCAACTGTATCGACTAGCACAAAGCTATGATATTGCCATTATAGAGGACGACATTTATGGTGATATTTCCTATCAATTCCCTAGACCAAAAACCATAAAATCCTTTGATACTGATGGGCGCGTACTTTTATGCTCGTCTTTTTCGAAGACCATCGCGCCCGGCATGCGCGTTGGCTGGATTGCACCGGGTCGTTACCGAGATAAAGTCACCCACATAAAATACGTAAGCAGCTCTATGTGCCCTGTTCTACCTCAGCTCGCCATTGCAAAATTTATTCGCTTAGGCGGCTACACAAAACACATACGCCAAATGAGACAGCGCTACGAACAGCAAAGAGACCACTTGCTCAATGCGATAAAAACCTATTTACCCAACGACACAAAGGTCAGTTACCCCGATGGCAGCTTTATTTTATGGGTGGAACTTAACCCCAGTATTGACAGTATGGCGCTAGTGGAACGCTGTCGTGAAGAAGGAGTTGGCTTTGCCCCTGGCCCATTATTTTCGGCGACAGGAAAATACCGCAACTGCTTTCGCCTTAACTTCAGCGAACAAAATATGGAAAAGCGCGAATGGGCCATTAAAACTCTCGCGAAAATCCTCAAACAATTTACGGACCAAACTAAGCCCGTCATCAGCAATCTGCTGGCGAGTTAA
- a CDS encoding DUF1127 domain-containing protein has product MLIVSLFVHFQDCVKRYQTRKGLASLTAQQLMDIGMTKERQQAELSQASFKGVLCDMMVKVKKRGRML; this is encoded by the coding sequence ATGCTAATCGTTAGCTTATTTGTTCATTTTCAAGATTGCGTGAAGCGTTATCAGACCCGCAAAGGGTTAGCTTCTTTAACGGCGCAACAATTGATGGATATTGGTATGACGAAGGAGCGCCAACAAGCTGAATTATCACAAGCATCCTTTAAAGGTGTTCTATGCGATATGATGGTTAAGGTTAAAAAAAGAGGGCGGATGTTATGA
- a CDS encoding LysE family translocator yields MMDLSFFIALAMFAFVTSVTPGPNNIMLLASGAQFGFRRTLPHMLGIVLGVATLLLSVLLGLGTLFSVYPPLYDLLKWVGCSYLLWLAWKIGSAPVGNLETKKAPSSPMAWWQALLFQYVNPKAWMMAIGCVSSFAIAGDLYAQSGFWMIVLFAAMGFPAISIWAWAGVRVRQWLTDQKRQRIFNYCMGIATASTLLLIIGN; encoded by the coding sequence ATGATGGATCTCTCTTTTTTTATCGCACTTGCTATGTTTGCTTTTGTGACATCTGTTACGCCTGGACCTAATAACATCATGCTATTGGCGTCCGGTGCGCAGTTTGGCTTTCGTCGAACGTTACCGCATATGCTGGGTATTGTGTTGGGCGTCGCGACCTTGTTGCTGTCTGTCTTGCTCGGCTTGGGAACGCTGTTTAGCGTGTATCCGCCATTGTATGATTTACTCAAATGGGTGGGTTGTAGTTATTTACTGTGGCTCGCGTGGAAAATTGGTAGTGCGCCAGTGGGAAATCTAGAAACCAAAAAAGCACCTTCTTCACCGATGGCATGGTGGCAAGCGTTGTTATTTCAATATGTAAACCCTAAAGCTTGGATGATGGCGATTGGCTGTGTGAGCTCGTTTGCTATTGCGGGTGACTTGTACGCACAATCTGGCTTCTGGATGATTGTTTTGTTTGCTGCGATGGGCTTTCCGGCTATTTCTATTTGGGCATGGGCTGGTGTGAGAGTTCGACAGTGGCTAACAGATCAAAAGCGGCAGAGAATTTTTAATTATTGTATGGGCATTGCCACGGCATCAACGCTGTTGCTCATCATTGGTAATTAA
- a CDS encoding GIY-YIG nuclease family protein codes for MTTNPNVQEDKSVISDNEWSLYMIKTRMNTLYTGISTDVDRRFKEHSGASKRAARYLKGKGPLELVWHEAVGTKSEALVLEYRVKKLNKRQKLSLIEGELVLHSLREECVS; via the coding sequence GTGACAACAAACCCAAACGTGCAAGAAGACAAAAGTGTTATCAGTGATAATGAGTGGAGCCTTTATATGATAAAGACGCGTATGAACACACTCTATACTGGTATTAGTACGGATGTTGATCGACGTTTCAAGGAGCATTCAGGCGCCAGTAAGCGAGCGGCTCGATACCTAAAAGGCAAAGGCCCATTGGAGTTGGTGTGGCATGAAGCGGTTGGCACCAAAAGTGAGGCTTTGGTTTTAGAGTATCGAGTGAAGAAATTGAATAAACGTCAAAAATTGAGCCTTATCGAAGGAGAGCTTGTTTTGCATTCTTTACGTGAAGAGTGTGTTTCTTAA
- a CDS encoding VOC family protein yields the protein MISHFDHIVLTVADIDRAVLFYKTVLKMEPISFANGRRAVQFGQQKINFQLLGQELRNHAMEGSGDLCLITNWTIADVVGHLKACKVTILEGPVSKSGAQGPIQSVYFNDPDNNLVEVSVYDETSKPSSDHSESE from the coding sequence ATGATTAGTCATTTCGATCACATTGTATTGACGGTGGCAGACATAGACAGAGCGGTGCTTTTTTACAAAACCGTTTTGAAGATGGAGCCTATTTCCTTTGCTAATGGACGTCGAGCCGTGCAATTTGGTCAGCAAAAAATCAACTTCCAGTTACTTGGGCAGGAACTTCGAAACCACGCAATGGAGGGCTCGGGCGATTTATGCCTTATTACTAACTGGACCATCGCTGACGTCGTTGGCCATTTGAAAGCCTGTAAAGTGACGATTCTAGAAGGCCCTGTGAGCAAATCTGGCGCACAAGGACCTATCCAATCCGTGTATTTTAATGATCCAGACAACAACCTTGTTGAAGTCAGTGTTTATGACGAGACAAGCAAGCCTTCTAGTGATCATTCAGAATCTGAGTAA
- a CDS encoding RecQ family ATP-dependent DNA helicase gives MELSFSMIPMENALHSLFGFKTFREGQKQTIEQLLAGHSALAVFPTGSGKSLCYQFTATQLPNLTLVISPLIALMHDQLDFLQSKGIAAASLDSSQSKEESQAVMTGVQNGDIKILMISVERFKNERFRRFIKRIPISMLVVDEAHCISEWGHNFRPDYLKLPSYQQELAIPLVLLLTATATRRVQRDMAKKFAIHPEHIVQTGFYRSNLDIDLIPTQAHEKLGKLQNILNDTQGASIVYVTQQKTAEDVANALRADGYSVAAYHAGLGNEIRSRIQADFMTSKTRIIVATIAFGMGIDKSDIRLVVHFDLPKSIENYSQEIGRAGRDNKPSRCVLLASLEGLSTLENFVYGDTPEVHDIDSLLRCIAEQTVDQEWETQLYGLSNQTNIRTLPLKTLLVQLELLDAITPKYSYYADVRLKWEGDRIAFAQRIPDEWQNAYQAVLKGIQYKKIWGTPDFNKLFNESGLSRGDVLQVLEFAADQSVLTLESKGLTEVYQVNNHAFHHQTLANQLHLYVDEKQVAEIERIATMIRFFQLDRCLNHNLARYFGDQNTPEHCGHCSVCRGNPLIFTQSVDVNSQHEWQDQLTGYIKEFAQHMTSKSPNTPITAVLISRFLTGLTQPIFTKVKARQLSGFGVYEERSYLSVLKAVTQILNDH, from the coding sequence ATGGAGCTTTCTTTCTCGATGATCCCCATGGAAAACGCACTGCACTCCCTATTCGGCTTTAAAACGTTTCGCGAAGGTCAAAAACAAACCATAGAACAGCTTTTGGCGGGGCATTCTGCGCTTGCTGTTTTTCCGACGGGGTCTGGTAAGTCTTTATGTTATCAATTCACCGCCACACAACTACCAAATTTAACACTGGTAATTTCGCCACTCATCGCGTTAATGCACGACCAATTAGACTTTCTGCAATCTAAAGGTATTGCTGCGGCAAGTTTGGACTCAAGTCAGAGCAAAGAAGAAAGCCAAGCGGTGATGACTGGCGTTCAAAATGGTGACATTAAAATACTGATGATTTCGGTAGAACGTTTTAAAAACGAACGTTTTCGACGTTTTATCAAACGTATTCCCATTTCGATGTTGGTCGTGGACGAAGCCCATTGTATTTCTGAATGGGGTCATAATTTTAGACCTGACTATTTAAAACTGCCTTCTTATCAACAAGAACTCGCAATTCCACTGGTCTTGCTGTTAACGGCGACGGCGACTCGGCGTGTTCAGCGAGACATGGCGAAAAAGTTTGCGATTCATCCTGAACATATAGTGCAAACAGGGTTTTATCGTTCTAATTTAGATATTGATCTGATTCCAACCCAAGCTCATGAAAAGCTCGGTAAGTTGCAAAACATACTCAACGACACCCAAGGCGCCAGTATTGTTTACGTAACCCAGCAAAAAACAGCCGAAGACGTCGCCAACGCCCTACGAGCGGATGGTTATTCCGTAGCTGCATATCATGCTGGATTAGGCAACGAGATTCGCAGTCGCATTCAAGCCGACTTTATGACGAGTAAAACTCGCATTATCGTGGCGACTATTGCATTTGGTATGGGTATAGACAAATCTGATATTCGCTTAGTTGTTCATTTTGATTTACCAAAGTCCATCGAGAATTACAGCCAAGAAATTGGTCGAGCAGGACGAGACAATAAACCCAGCCGATGTGTTTTACTGGCCAGTTTAGAAGGCTTAAGTACCTTAGAAAATTTTGTTTATGGCGACACACCTGAAGTACATGACATAGACAGTTTGCTGCGCTGCATTGCAGAACAAACAGTCGATCAAGAATGGGAAACTCAGCTTTACGGCTTATCAAACCAAACCAATATTCGCACTTTGCCATTAAAAACCTTACTGGTTCAGCTAGAATTATTGGATGCGATCACACCAAAATACAGTTACTACGCCGATGTTCGGCTTAAATGGGAAGGCGATAGGATTGCCTTTGCGCAGCGAATCCCAGACGAATGGCAAAATGCGTATCAAGCGGTTTTAAAAGGCATTCAGTATAAGAAAATTTGGGGAACACCCGATTTCAACAAACTGTTCAACGAGTCGGGATTATCGCGCGGAGATGTACTGCAGGTGTTAGAGTTCGCCGCAGATCAGAGTGTTCTTACGCTAGAAAGCAAAGGCCTCACGGAAGTCTATCAGGTTAATAACCATGCTTTTCATCATCAAACGCTGGCAAACCAGTTGCATCTCTATGTTGATGAAAAGCAAGTTGCTGAAATCGAACGAATCGCGACCATGATTCGCTTTTTCCAACTAGATAGGTGCTTAAACCACAATTTGGCACGTTATTTTGGTGACCAAAATACACCTGAGCATTGCGGACATTGTTCAGTATGTCGTGGCAACCCGCTTATTTTTACCCAATCAGTCGACGTAAATAGCCAGCATGAATGGCAAGATCAATTAACAGGGTACATAAAAGAGTTTGCTCAACACATGACCAGCAAAAGTCCGAATACACCTATCACAGCGGTATTGATTTCTCGCTTCTTAACCGGTTTAACACAACCTATTTTCACCAAAGTGAAAGCACGTCAACTTAGCGGTTTTGGTGTGTATGAAGAACGAAGCTATTTATCGGTGCTGAAAGCGGTTACTCAGATTCTGAATGATCACTAG
- a CDS encoding response regulator, which produces MTDVITLGVDNKNNTHQEFIDISKKRVLIIEDIGEMRLMLKSLMTSLGYSNIDVEPSGQSAIKRILEKHYDVVLSDYNLGGSIDGQQILEASRKNHSQDHSTIFIMITADTAYESVVSVLEYQPDSYLVKPFPPAAFFRRFERVQKQKKIFESINSARKEHDFEKMEAQAKAIMAQHPNLASQCLKIIGESLYARGRYKDAKSHYMLTIQKNKNLAWAHFGIALCELKLGTIVAAVKKLEHTINLSRHFLSAYDLLADAQESLDNLEAAQVAMISVLEVSPRSFERALRLAQISMTLEDWTTAENGYSRLIRLTRDTSHEHVEYYYDYLKCLTHMMSIGSDNVKLADKFKRSLIRLRNFGKANPSAISNSFRIEIQQYLARDHLGEAIKSWKQWNRLIKSGQASPLSNAQEHTLKKRLGLL; this is translated from the coding sequence TTGACAGATGTAATCACTTTAGGCGTTGACAATAAAAACAATACTCACCAAGAGTTCATAGATATTTCAAAAAAACGTGTTTTAATCATCGAAGATATCGGTGAAATGCGCCTTATGCTGAAGTCCTTAATGACGTCTCTAGGGTATTCTAATATCGACGTAGAGCCTTCAGGGCAATCCGCGATAAAGCGCATTTTAGAAAAGCATTATGATGTTGTCTTATCTGATTATAATCTTGGTGGCAGTATCGATGGTCAGCAAATTCTAGAAGCGTCACGTAAAAATCACTCCCAAGACCACTCCACTATTTTTATTATGATTACCGCTGACACAGCCTATGAAAGTGTCGTAAGCGTATTAGAATATCAACCTGACAGTTATCTGGTTAAACCTTTCCCCCCTGCTGCCTTTTTTCGCCGATTTGAACGAGTACAAAAACAAAAGAAAATCTTTGAAAGTATTAACAGCGCACGAAAAGAACATGATTTTGAGAAGATGGAAGCACAAGCAAAAGCCATCATGGCACAACACCCTAACCTTGCTAGCCAGTGCTTAAAAATTATCGGTGAATCACTTTATGCTCGTGGCCGCTATAAAGACGCGAAAAGTCACTACATGCTTACTATTCAAAAAAATAAAAACTTAGCCTGGGCGCACTTTGGTATTGCATTATGCGAACTAAAATTGGGCACAATAGTCGCAGCCGTGAAAAAGCTAGAACATACCATTAATTTAAGTCGCCATTTTTTGTCCGCTTATGACTTACTCGCGGACGCTCAAGAAAGCCTTGACAACCTAGAGGCTGCTCAAGTAGCAATGATCAGTGTACTGGAAGTATCGCCACGTTCTTTCGAACGCGCTCTTAGGCTTGCTCAGATCAGTATGACATTAGAAGATTGGACGACGGCTGAAAACGGCTACTCCCGACTCATTCGATTAACTCGCGATACCAGCCATGAACACGTTGAATACTATTACGACTATCTAAAATGCTTAACTCACATGATGTCCATCGGCTCTGACAACGTAAAACTTGCGGATAAATTTAAACGCTCTCTTATCCGTTTACGTAACTTTGGTAAAGCAAACCCATCCGCCATTTCCAATTCTTTTAGAATTGAAATACAACAATACCTCGCTCGTGATCATCTTGGTGAAGCCATAAAGTCATGGAAGCAATGGAATAGGCTGATCAAATCTGGTCAAGCGTCTCCTCTGAGCAACGCGCAAGAACACACACTTAAAAAACGCCTAGGCTTGCTATAA
- a CDS encoding 2OG-Fe dioxygenase family protein translates to MITNKTETESFYLELGQLTSDNVNHLTPSFDHLPPSPYADGEFRLRRYSRFSLEQGALHRLPSQAFVQDESINHFQGNVVRSYEEIDDNIVKNAAFVELFEHFQKMASVADNTPIEVHQLRIFADHKSVEVAPEGVHQDGFDRIGIYVMQRHNIQGGNINVHLDKKSPALISHDFDKGEFVVLNDRRFFHSAQPIKPVDGDKGYMDIFVLTANLVH, encoded by the coding sequence ATGATCACTAACAAAACTGAAACAGAATCTTTTTACCTTGAGCTGGGTCAACTTACTTCAGACAACGTAAATCATCTTACTCCTTCTTTTGATCATTTACCGCCAAGCCCTTATGCTGACGGGGAGTTTCGTTTGCGTCGCTACTCTCGCTTTAGCCTTGAACAAGGAGCACTACACCGTCTTCCTTCACAAGCCTTCGTTCAAGATGAGAGCATCAATCATTTCCAAGGTAATGTTGTCCGTAGTTACGAAGAAATTGACGACAATATTGTTAAGAATGCGGCTTTTGTGGAATTGTTTGAACATTTTCAAAAAATGGCAAGTGTGGCTGACAACACCCCGATAGAAGTTCATCAACTGCGTATATTTGCAGACCATAAAAGCGTGGAAGTCGCGCCAGAAGGTGTTCATCAAGACGGTTTTGATCGTATCGGCATTTATGTCATGCAGCGCCATAACATCCAAGGTGGCAACATTAACGTTCATCTAGACAAAAAAAGCCCTGCTCTCATTAGTCATGACTTTGATAAAGGCGAATTTGTTGTCTTAAACGATCGTAGATTCTTCCATAGCGCCCAGCCTATTAAACCTGTTGATGGTGATAAAGGCTATATGGATATTTTTGTTCTTACCGCGAATTTAGTACATTAA